A single window of Rubripirellula lacrimiformis DNA harbors:
- a CDS encoding S1C family serine protease yields MIGRMLMGRLSLIAMMVVVGSLSAASQGTLSSWTRDAQRRVVKIYGAGGMKGLEAYQSGFLVSPDGHIATAWSYVLDVDPIVQLDDGRRFESTIVGFEPALELAVLKIDASDLPYFAVESESSANWGDPVIAISNLFNIATGNEPASVMQGSVASITKLDARRGTFKTPYRGNVLILDLIANNPGAAGGALVDARGNLIGMLGKELRDTATGVWLNYAVPAAALRGTIGDIIAGRKTTAPVDTTPMLARDRSHDFTSLGMVMVPDVLESTPAYVDEVVAGSAAQSAGLRPDDLVLLANGTRVESQRSFRKLLRTVDRRDDVNLTIQRDSEILNLVLRP; encoded by the coding sequence ATGATCGGACGAATGTTGATGGGCCGTTTGTCATTGATCGCGATGATGGTGGTTGTGGGCAGTTTGTCTGCGGCCAGCCAAGGCACGCTAAGCAGTTGGACGCGCGACGCCCAACGCCGCGTCGTCAAGATTTACGGCGCCGGCGGTATGAAAGGGCTAGAGGCATACCAGAGCGGTTTTTTGGTGTCCCCCGATGGGCACATTGCGACCGCGTGGAGCTATGTGCTGGACGTGGATCCGATCGTCCAATTGGATGACGGGCGACGTTTCGAGTCCACGATCGTTGGTTTCGAACCAGCATTGGAATTGGCCGTTCTGAAAATCGATGCGTCCGACCTGCCCTACTTTGCTGTCGAATCCGAATCGTCGGCGAACTGGGGGGATCCCGTGATCGCGATCAGCAATCTGTTCAATATCGCCACTGGCAACGAACCCGCCAGCGTGATGCAGGGAAGTGTGGCGTCGATCACGAAATTGGACGCTCGTCGCGGTACCTTCAAGACGCCCTATCGCGGCAACGTTTTGATCCTGGACCTGATCGCCAATAACCCCGGTGCAGCCGGTGGTGCGCTGGTGGATGCCCGCGGCAACCTGATCGGCATGCTTGGCAAAGAACTACGCGATACGGCGACCGGGGTGTGGCTGAATTACGCCGTCCCTGCGGCGGCGCTTCGCGGCACAATCGGCGACATCATTGCGGGCCGGAAAACGACCGCGCCGGTGGATACGACACCGATGCTTGCACGCGACCGGTCGCATGACTTCACCAGTTTGGGAATGGTCATGGTCCCCGATGTTCTCGAATCCACGCCCGCCTACGTCGATGAAGTTGTCGCCGGATCGGCGGCCCAAAGTGCGGGGCTGCGACCGGATGACTTGGTGTTATTGGCCAACGGAACACGCGTCGAAAGCCAACGAAGTTTTCGTAAACTGCTGCGGACGGTCGACCGCCGTGATGATGTGAATTTGACGATCCAACGCGACAGCGAAATCTTGAACTTGGTACTGCGTCCATGA
- a CDS encoding CPBP family glutamic-type intramembrane protease: MNEPETLANTSTRDQGVWPYLLPILSFLLLVEASAYVTGVSAAVMLVVRVAVPLIVLIYFAARGCYREIQIRFHWMIGGDVLVGIGLAAMWMAPYVLFPQLRPAGESVGMDPMMAGASGVWLVLAVRMLGFAIVTPWMEELFMRSFLMRFADVYDADPAAGDDTPPDFREVPIGRYSLRSFIVVVAVFLMTHQLWEAWVMLPWAVLTNLWFYYRKDLFAVIVLHAATNGAILMAAYFLSGYFMDADGTPISLWFFV, translated from the coding sequence TTGAACGAACCAGAAACGTTGGCCAACACCAGCACAAGAGATCAGGGTGTTTGGCCTTACCTGCTTCCGATCCTTTCGTTTCTGTTGCTGGTCGAAGCGTCGGCCTATGTGACCGGTGTCAGTGCGGCGGTGATGTTGGTGGTGCGAGTGGCCGTACCGTTGATCGTCCTGATCTATTTCGCGGCAAGAGGATGCTACCGGGAGATCCAAATCCGGTTCCATTGGATGATCGGGGGCGATGTTTTGGTTGGCATCGGGTTGGCAGCCATGTGGATGGCTCCCTATGTCCTGTTTCCGCAGTTGCGTCCAGCGGGGGAAAGCGTGGGAATGGATCCGATGATGGCGGGGGCCAGTGGGGTGTGGCTGGTGTTGGCCGTTCGGATGCTTGGTTTCGCGATCGTGACGCCATGGATGGAAGAACTGTTCATGCGAAGTTTTCTGATGCGTTTTGCCGATGTGTATGACGCGGATCCGGCCGCAGGGGATGACACGCCGCCCGACTTTCGCGAGGTACCGATTGGGCGGTATTCGCTGCGCAGTTTCATCGTTGTGGTTGCTGTGTTCCTGATGACTCACCAATTATGGGAAGCTTGGGTGATGCTGCCGTGGGCGGTGCTAACCAATCTTTGGTTCTATTACCGCAAGGATCTCTTCGCGGTGATCGTCCTGCACGCTGCGACCAACGGGGCCATTTTGATGGCGGCTTATTTCCTAAGCGGGTACTTCATGGACGCCGATGGAACCCCGATCTCGCTGTGGTTCTTTGTCTGA
- a CDS encoding DUF7133 domain-containing protein: MNMQRLTLTLMISLSALISAPAQQPDTSRAANDKVAEIIQTFAGRGVMADGSQPTPADVAVTKFRVVDGLQMELVAAEPDVSQPLFVSFDSRGRMWVVHYRQYQFPAGLKIVRYDQHLRAVFDRVPDPPPIGTPGADKITVHTDTDGDGRYDSQKDVITGLNIATSVAIGRGGIWVLNPPYLLFYPDADGDDVPDSAPEVHLSGFGLQDTHSVANSLRFGPDGWLYGANGSTTTCDVSSAVTKGVRFEGQCVWRYHPPTKVFEVFAEGGGNTFSLEIDSRGQVLTGTNGGNTRGWYFPQGSYSEKNWGKHGPLSNPYAFGFFPPMRFEGDGRRFPQAFSIYEGGLLPDQYAGTIIAPNSLHNLIWNSRLNRDGSTYRTEDLPNLVETDDRWFRPVHCEVGPDGSVYVADWYDTRLSHVSPIDDWHKESGRIYRIQPTDQAGKYDIGDLHAITVDKLIELFDHPNKWVRHRAVLELGWRNESAAIPTLIQRVDEGFLEGLWALAAMQQLTPDRASKWLAHSHPDIRRLTVRLLGDMHVGHPQLASMAESEDDVQVRSQLAATAKRLDAGAALPIIRALINHDEDIDDPHMPLMIWWALEAQAADRNAVAGFIEDDLLWQRPMFRNHLADRLIQRYASAAKPEDLSFCATYWQTAPDDAARAVLMRGLNAAFQGGSLPPLPDALAKAIADYQQQLGDSGLVLALRQGIPDASANAIKALLDPKTDLGIRMTIAETLGQVGDDTTSGALLRLATGQNGVTPALQRVAISALGRFEDVSIANALVQSFGSRISEEHGLRAAACRVLASRPNWAMVMLTELNQWRLRRDQVPTDVVQQLRSYQGPEIVAAVEQAFGPDIASTGAEAVAEMKRLRKILAEKPGNADAGKLHFQKKCGTCHQLFGDGLKVGPPLDGYSRGDIPFWLIAIIQPNLEIREGFQSYMVLTEDGRAINGMIAAADGQSVTIRNADNQMTTIPRDRIEDMQAIKTSLMPTGLLADMTDDQIRDLIAYVSQ; encoded by the coding sequence ATGAACATGCAACGACTAACACTGACGCTAATGATTTCGTTGTCCGCCCTGATTTCGGCGCCGGCACAACAACCCGATACTTCGCGTGCGGCGAACGATAAGGTCGCCGAGATCATCCAGACCTTTGCCGGTCGAGGGGTGATGGCGGACGGATCGCAGCCAACACCAGCCGACGTCGCGGTGACGAAATTTCGTGTCGTCGATGGCCTGCAGATGGAACTGGTGGCGGCCGAACCCGATGTGTCCCAGCCGCTGTTCGTATCGTTCGATTCACGCGGCCGAATGTGGGTGGTGCACTATCGACAGTACCAGTTTCCCGCTGGCCTGAAGATCGTTCGTTACGATCAACACTTGCGAGCGGTGTTTGATCGGGTGCCTGATCCACCACCAATCGGGACCCCGGGGGCCGACAAGATCACCGTCCATACGGATACCGATGGCGACGGTCGATACGATTCCCAAAAGGACGTCATCACCGGGCTAAACATTGCGACATCCGTTGCGATTGGACGCGGCGGAATTTGGGTTTTGAATCCACCGTATCTTTTGTTCTACCCCGACGCCGATGGCGACGATGTTCCGGACTCTGCACCGGAGGTTCATTTGTCTGGATTCGGGCTGCAGGATACCCACTCGGTCGCTAACAGTTTGCGATTCGGGCCGGATGGATGGTTGTACGGTGCAAACGGCAGCACGACCACGTGTGATGTCAGTTCGGCGGTCACCAAGGGAGTTCGATTCGAAGGGCAATGCGTGTGGCGGTACCATCCGCCGACGAAGGTCTTCGAAGTCTTTGCCGAAGGCGGTGGCAACACGTTTTCGCTAGAAATTGATTCGCGCGGACAAGTGTTGACCGGAACCAACGGCGGGAACACTCGCGGGTGGTACTTTCCGCAGGGCAGCTACAGTGAAAAGAACTGGGGCAAACACGGACCGCTTAGCAATCCTTATGCATTCGGTTTCTTTCCCCCGATGCGGTTCGAAGGGGACGGCCGACGTTTTCCACAGGCGTTTTCTATCTACGAAGGTGGGCTGCTGCCGGACCAGTATGCGGGAACCATCATTGCCCCCAATTCGCTGCATAATTTGATTTGGAACAGCCGGTTGAATCGTGACGGTTCCACCTATCGAACCGAGGATTTGCCGAATTTGGTGGAAACCGATGATCGTTGGTTTCGGCCTGTGCACTGCGAAGTCGGCCCGGATGGATCCGTGTACGTGGCGGATTGGTACGACACGCGGCTTTCGCATGTCAGCCCGATCGACGACTGGCACAAGGAAAGCGGACGGATCTATCGAATCCAACCGACCGACCAAGCGGGCAAGTATGACATCGGTGACTTGCATGCGATAACAGTCGACAAGCTGATCGAACTGTTTGACCATCCCAACAAATGGGTTCGTCACCGGGCCGTGTTGGAACTGGGATGGCGAAACGAATCGGCAGCCATCCCCACTTTGATTCAGCGAGTCGACGAAGGTTTTTTGGAAGGGTTGTGGGCATTGGCTGCGATGCAGCAACTGACCCCCGATCGGGCCAGCAAGTGGCTGGCCCATTCCCACCCCGACATCCGTCGCTTGACGGTGCGGTTGCTGGGGGACATGCACGTAGGGCATCCCCAACTGGCTTCGATGGCTGAATCGGAAGACGATGTTCAAGTCCGCAGCCAGCTTGCGGCGACAGCCAAGCGTTTGGATGCCGGCGCTGCGCTGCCGATCATTCGGGCGTTGATCAACCACGACGAAGATATCGACGATCCGCATATGCCGCTGATGATCTGGTGGGCATTGGAAGCTCAAGCGGCCGATCGAAATGCGGTTGCCGGATTCATTGAAGACGATCTGCTTTGGCAGCGTCCGATGTTCCGCAACCATTTGGCGGACCGATTGATTCAGCGATATGCATCCGCGGCCAAGCCAGAGGACCTGAGCTTTTGTGCGACGTATTGGCAGACGGCACCGGACGATGCTGCCCGAGCGGTGTTGATGCGTGGTCTGAACGCCGCTTTTCAAGGTGGTTCGCTGCCGCCGCTTCCCGATGCACTGGCCAAGGCGATTGCGGATTACCAGCAGCAGCTAGGCGATTCCGGTTTGGTGTTGGCGCTGCGTCAGGGGATTCCGGATGCGAGTGCGAACGCCATCAAGGCGCTGTTGGATCCGAAGACGGATCTGGGAATCCGCATGACAATCGCAGAAACTTTGGGGCAGGTCGGTGATGATACCACCTCCGGTGCATTGCTGCGTCTGGCAACGGGACAGAACGGAGTGACGCCGGCTTTGCAGCGAGTCGCGATTTCGGCGCTGGGGCGATTCGAAGACGTCTCGATCGCCAATGCGTTGGTGCAAAGCTTTGGTAGCCGCATTTCCGAGGAACACGGGTTGCGCGCAGCGGCTTGCCGTGTCTTGGCGTCACGTCCAAATTGGGCCATGGTGATGCTGACCGAATTGAACCAGTGGCGGTTGCGTCGTGATCAGGTTCCGACGGATGTGGTACAGCAACTGCGGTCCTATCAGGGGCCCGAAATCGTGGCTGCGGTCGAGCAAGCGTTTGGCCCGGACATTGCGTCGACCGGCGCCGAAGCCGTGGCCGAAATGAAACGGCTGCGGAAGATTCTGGCAGAGAAGCCCGGCAACGCAGACGCAGGGAAATTGCACTTCCAAAAGAAGTGCGGGACCTGTCACCAGCTGTTTGGGGATGGGCTGAAGGTTGGACCGCCACTGGACGGTTATTCTCGCGGCGATATCCCGTTCTGGTTGATCGCAATCATTCAACCCAACCTAGAGATCCGGGAAGGGTTTCAGTCCTATATGGTTTTGACGGAAGATGGGCGGGCGATCAACGGGATGATCGCGGCCGCGGATGGACAGTCCGTCACGATTCGCAATGCCGACAATCAGATGACCACGATCCCACGCGACAGAATCGAAGACATGCAAGCGATCAAGACGTCGCTGATGCCGACCGGGTTGCTGGCAGACATGACGGACGACCAAATTCGGGATTTGATCGCTTATGTTTCTCAGTAA
- the rdgB gene encoding RdgB/HAM1 family non-canonical purine NTP pyrophosphatase produces MFDLVLGTHNAKKLVELRLLLPADRIQLTSLAEIEGAIDVEETGATFTENAALKATQQAIHLNRWVLAEDSGLTVDALKGDPGVHSARYAGEHGDDEANNEKLLRELDGVPDEKRSAKFNCYLCLSDPQGNVQLEANGTCGGRIAHARSGGAGFGYDPLFIIPEYHRTFGELDLTVKRALSHRSRALRSFVPAMMRMIAQLG; encoded by the coding sequence ATGTTTGATTTGGTCTTGGGGACTCACAACGCAAAGAAACTTGTCGAATTACGTTTGTTGTTACCCGCCGACCGTATCCAACTGACGTCGCTGGCCGAAATCGAAGGGGCCATCGACGTGGAGGAAACCGGGGCCACGTTCACCGAGAACGCGGCCCTGAAAGCCACCCAGCAAGCCATCCATCTGAATCGCTGGGTGTTGGCCGAAGACAGCGGTTTGACGGTCGACGCGTTGAAGGGGGATCCCGGTGTCCACTCGGCTCGCTATGCCGGTGAACATGGCGATGACGAAGCCAACAACGAAAAGCTGCTTCGCGAACTGGATGGTGTCCCGGACGAAAAACGCAGTGCAAAGTTCAACTGCTATCTATGTCTGTCGGACCCCCAAGGCAATGTTCAACTAGAAGCCAATGGAACTTGCGGTGGACGAATCGCCCACGCCCGAAGCGGTGGTGCTGGATTCGGCTACGACCCTCTGTTCATCATCCCCGAATACCATCGAACCTTTGGCGAATTGGATCTGACGGTCAAGCGAGCCCTCAGCCACCGGTCTCGCGCCCTGCGATCCTTTGTTCCAGCCATGATGCGAATGATTGCCCAGTTGGGGTAA
- a CDS encoding PDZ domain-containing protein: protein MMICEQSTASALIHHRAAVTRCLAAGVLASVMLLSPVRAADPEFQQAMATAVRAAADHVLPSVVMIEIVGTSEGGQGEVEQDAPTSGVIVDVDGDQVYVIASQIVAMKPAASILVVLGNGQRETAQVVAKDQHRDLVLLKFKSSAPVAAIKLDSGAAGTVGQTTIAVGRYGADVSPMVSTGILSAQGRLDGIALQTDARVSASLYGGALIDLYGNVLGVIIPAVAEGGAENPTDWYDSGIAFAIPTEVIAAKLDRLKAGQTIQKGLLGIVSTSQDLNDTGTEIAAVRSRSPAEAAGIRAGDRVTAVNQISVQRHQQIRQVLGSFDAGETVQIGIDRDGQSMNFDVTLADTIPPLQPQRLGIVANQTADSAVVVSGILPGSPAAKVLELDDVILQIGDAEIASTDALRHQMISAVPDTAIPIRFRRGDETLDASVTPESIAGKMRNQSPAGWDSNDDRWIDAEMKLPESGNVAHFVAPRLSQDGDQEGGDQEGGDQESVRDLGLMILLLGPGEGTPAGAVQKWQAAAERSGVVVCAIAPEDQGKWQPKELEIVANFAAAMMKKAPIHPKAVAVGAAGAVSGADATAADSMALAASISQSKVFFGVAISAKTRPPAVRMRENEPSASLQMMMPVDEPTDLPGWAQTIEKAGYPIIRGGGVDQAGVLAWVRRLQAI from the coding sequence ATGATGATCTGTGAACAATCAACGGCGTCTGCGCTGATCCACCATCGCGCTGCGGTCACACGATGCCTGGCCGCCGGTGTGCTTGCCAGCGTGATGCTCCTTTCGCCCGTCCGGGCTGCAGACCCCGAATTTCAACAGGCGATGGCGACCGCGGTCCGCGCCGCTGCGGATCACGTGTTGCCTTCGGTCGTGATGATCGAAATCGTTGGCACCAGCGAAGGTGGCCAAGGCGAAGTCGAACAAGACGCGCCGACATCCGGTGTGATCGTCGACGTCGATGGGGACCAGGTGTATGTCATCGCATCGCAGATCGTCGCGATGAAACCGGCCGCCAGTATCCTGGTGGTGCTGGGCAACGGTCAGCGAGAAACTGCGCAGGTCGTCGCCAAGGACCAGCACCGCGATTTGGTGTTGTTGAAATTTAAGTCTTCGGCCCCGGTAGCGGCGATCAAGCTGGATTCGGGTGCGGCGGGAACCGTCGGACAAACCACGATCGCGGTCGGCCGGTACGGCGCCGACGTTTCGCCGATGGTCAGCACCGGGATCTTGAGCGCCCAAGGTCGTTTGGACGGGATCGCACTGCAGACCGATGCACGCGTTTCCGCGTCGCTGTACGGCGGTGCGTTGATCGATCTGTATGGCAATGTCTTGGGAGTCATCATCCCGGCCGTGGCCGAGGGTGGCGCCGAAAACCCGACCGATTGGTACGATTCGGGAATCGCGTTCGCGATTCCAACCGAAGTGATCGCGGCGAAACTGGATCGATTGAAAGCGGGACAGACCATCCAAAAAGGGTTGCTGGGCATCGTTTCCACCAGCCAAGATTTGAACGATACCGGCACCGAAATCGCAGCCGTTCGCAGTCGATCGCCCGCCGAAGCCGCTGGGATTCGTGCCGGTGACCGGGTGACGGCAGTGAACCAAATCAGCGTCCAACGGCACCAACAGATTCGTCAGGTGCTGGGCAGTTTTGATGCCGGGGAAACGGTCCAAATTGGCATCGATCGCGATGGCCAATCGATGAACTTCGATGTGACTTTGGCGGACACCATTCCACCGCTACAGCCCCAACGACTGGGAATCGTCGCCAATCAGACCGCCGATAGCGCGGTGGTCGTGAGCGGGATTTTGCCGGGTTCTCCTGCAGCAAAAGTATTGGAATTGGACGACGTGATTCTGCAGATCGGTGATGCTGAAATCGCGTCGACCGATGCGCTTCGGCATCAAATGATTTCGGCGGTTCCCGACACCGCGATCCCGATTCGTTTTCGACGAGGTGACGAAACACTGGACGCTTCTGTGACTCCCGAAAGCATCGCGGGCAAAATGCGAAATCAGTCACCGGCAGGCTGGGATTCCAATGACGATCGATGGATCGATGCCGAGATGAAGCTGCCCGAATCTGGCAACGTGGCGCACTTCGTGGCACCGCGTCTTTCTCAGGATGGTGACCAGGAAGGTGGTGATCAGGAAGGCGGTGATCAGGAATCGGTTCGTGATCTGGGATTGATGATCTTGTTGTTGGGGCCGGGCGAAGGGACACCTGCCGGAGCTGTCCAAAAGTGGCAAGCTGCGGCCGAAAGATCGGGCGTCGTGGTGTGTGCGATCGCGCCGGAAGACCAGGGAAAATGGCAGCCCAAGGAACTGGAAATTGTCGCAAACTTTGCCGCGGCGATGATGAAAAAGGCACCGATCCATCCCAAAGCGGTGGCCGTCGGTGCGGCCGGCGCTGTATCGGGGGCCGACGCGACCGCAGCCGATTCGATGGCATTGGCGGCATCGATTTCGCAAAGCAAGGTTTTCTTTGGGGTCGCCATATCAGCGAAAACGCGTCCACCCGCGGTTCGGATGCGTGAAAACGAGCCGTCGGCGTCGTTGCAGATGATGATGCCGGTGGACGAACCCACGGATCTGCCGGGTTGGGCGCAAACAATCGAAAAAGCGGGCTATCCGATCATTCGCGGCGGCGGTGTCGATCAGGCGGGCGTTTTGGCGTGGGTTCGCCGATTGCAGGCAATCTAA